One window of Anaerolineales bacterium genomic DNA carries:
- the asnS gene encoding asparagine--tRNA ligase produces MAEYVSVSKISNYIGQDVVLKGWVYNRTDKGKLVFLLVRDGSGFIQCVAFKGDLTPELFETVSKLPQESSVVITGSVREDKRAPGIPGGFEVGIKDLQVVQAADVDYPMALKDHGPDFALDHRHLWIRMQSQWAILRVRVRVMSAVREYLDGQGFFNLDTPILTPAAAEGTTTLFETEYFDEGSAFLAQTGQLYNEANIFAFGKVYCFGPTFRAEKSKTRRHLTEFWMLEPEIAFCDLDGLMEVEEGMISYIVQSVLRDCAAELKSLGRDVTKLENISAPFPRMSYDDAAKYLIELYEKETDPDKKELLKFEWGMDFGAPHEVELTKLNDKPLFVYGYPSAVKAFYMEPWPGRPEVCKSVDLLAPEGYGEICGGSERMSDHDALLVRIKKEGLPEEAFKWYLELRKYGSVPHSGFGMGVERVVAWLCGIEHIREAIPFPRTIKRVYP; encoded by the coding sequence ATGGCTGAATACGTCAGCGTTTCAAAAATATCAAACTACATCGGGCAGGATGTCGTCCTCAAGGGCTGGGTCTACAATCGCACGGATAAGGGCAAACTGGTCTTTTTGCTCGTGCGCGATGGTTCGGGCTTCATACAATGCGTCGCCTTCAAAGGCGATCTGACGCCCGAACTATTCGAGACGGTCTCCAAACTGCCGCAGGAATCGTCGGTGGTCATTACCGGCTCCGTGCGCGAAGATAAGCGCGCGCCCGGCATTCCTGGCGGGTTCGAGGTCGGCATCAAGGACTTGCAGGTCGTCCAAGCCGCGGACGTTGATTATCCGATGGCGCTCAAAGACCACGGTCCCGATTTCGCGCTCGACCATCGTCATTTGTGGATTCGGATGCAAAGTCAATGGGCGATCCTGCGCGTCCGCGTGCGGGTCATGTCCGCGGTGCGCGAGTATTTGGATGGACAGGGCTTCTTCAATCTCGACACGCCCATCCTGACCCCCGCCGCTGCCGAAGGGACGACGACTCTTTTCGAGACCGAATATTTCGATGAAGGATCGGCTTTTCTTGCACAAACCGGGCAACTCTACAACGAAGCCAACATCTTCGCTTTTGGAAAAGTTTATTGCTTCGGTCCCACCTTCCGCGCGGAGAAATCAAAAACACGCCGCCACCTGACCGAGTTCTGGATGCTCGAACCCGAGATCGCCTTTTGCGACCTGGACGGTTTGATGGAAGTGGAAGAAGGGATGATTTCCTACATCGTCCAGTCTGTGTTAAGGGATTGCGCCGCCGAGTTAAAATCGCTAGGCAGGGATGTGACAAAATTGGAGAATATCTCCGCGCCCTTCCCTCGCATGTCCTACGATGATGCTGCAAAATATCTGATCGAACTCTACGAAAAAGAGACCGATCCCGATAAGAAGGAATTGCTCAAATTCGAATGGGGCATGGATTTCGGCGCCCCGCACGAGGTGGAGTTGACGAAATTAAACGACAAACCGCTGTTCGTTTACGGCTACCCGAGCGCGGTCAAAGCCTTTTACATGGAGCCCTGGCCCGGTCGCCCCGAAGTTTGCAAATCTGTGGATTTGCTCGCGCCTGAAGGCTACGGCGAAATTTGCGGCGGCTCAGAGCGCATGTCTGACCATGACGCGCTGCTGGTGCGAATCAAAAAGGAGGGTCTGCCTGAGGAAGCGTTCAAGTGGTATTTGGAATTAAGGAAATACGGTTCGGTTCCCCACTCGGGATTCGGCATGGGCGTGGAAAGGGTCGTCGCCTGGCTGTGCGGCATCGAGCACATCCGCGAGGCGATTCCCTTCCCAAGGACGATCAAAAGGGTGTATCCGTAA
- a CDS encoding methylated-DNA--[protein]-cysteine S-methyltransferase, which translates to MSKNRVASIGNAKYNLVQEKEIDMEKELEPLQHYRLIEQAIEYIEANVQNQPELAEIASAVGLSEYHFQRLFTRWAGISPKRFMQFLTKEQAKEILDRSENLLDTTHQVGLSSLGRLHDLFVNTEAVTPGEYKSRGEGVTIRYGIHITPFGKCLIATTERGICHLGFIDGSEGRAVDNLVSHWKHASMTEDYASTVPLVNRIFLDGKPDAPLKLHLRGTNFQIKVWEALLSVPSGALTTYEQIATHIGNPRAVRAVGSAVGDNPIAYLIPCHRVIRKSGEFGNYLYGSVRKKAILARELAVLE; encoded by the coding sequence ATGAGCAAGAATCGGGTCGCAAGCATCGGGAACGCCAAATACAATCTCGTGCAAGAAAAGGAGATTGATATGGAAAAAGAACTCGAACCTTTACAACACTATCGGCTGATCGAACAAGCCATTGAGTACATCGAAGCCAATGTGCAGAATCAGCCCGAACTGGCGGAGATTGCCTCGGCTGTGGGGCTGAGCGAGTATCACTTTCAACGCCTGTTCACCCGCTGGGCGGGCATCAGCCCCAAACGCTTCATGCAATTCCTGACGAAGGAACAAGCGAAGGAAATCCTCGACCGGTCGGAGAATCTGCTGGATACCACGCATCAGGTCGGACTATCGAGCCTGGGTCGGCTCCATGACCTTTTCGTCAACACCGAAGCCGTGACCCCTGGCGAGTACAAGTCGCGCGGGGAAGGCGTGACCATCCGGTATGGGATCCACATTACGCCGTTCGGGAAATGCCTGATCGCCACAACCGAGCGCGGAATCTGCCACCTCGGGTTTATCGATGGAAGCGAAGGCAGGGCGGTCGATAACCTGGTGAGCCATTGGAAGCACGCAAGCATGACCGAGGATTACGCCAGTACCGTTCCGCTCGTCAACCGCATCTTCCTGGACGGGAAGCCTGATGCTCCTCTCAAGCTCCACCTTCGCGGGACGAATTTCCAGATCAAGGTCTGGGAGGCGCTTCTCAGTGTCCCATCCGGCGCGCTGACCACTTATGAGCAGATCGCTACTCATATTGGCAATCCGCGTGCTGTCCGCGCAGTGGGAAGCGCGGTGGGAGACAATCCGATCGCATATCTCATCCCGTGCCATCGGGTGATCCGCAAAAGCGGCGAATTCGGGAATTATCTGTATGGATCGGTCCGCAAGAAGGCGATTTTAGCAAGAGAATTAGCAGTATTGGAGTAA
- a CDS encoding EamA family transporter, which yields MKSKIWVALITLYIVWGSTYFGIKVAIETIPPFFHAAIRFLISGVLILLWQKAAGQEMPTRRQWGSTFIIGNLLLLGGNGLVSWAEQFIPSGIAALTIATVPLWLVILEAMRPGGIKPTWQAITGLAIGFLGIFILVGPAEFSGGGMKLDPFGVIALLTACILWAIGSIYSKSADLPKSSFMTTGAEMLMGSIGLIVVSLLTGELNGWNPAETSTRSLIGLVYLITIGSIIGFGSYIWLLQNAPISLVATYAYVNPIVAVILGYLFGNEALEPRIWLATAIIIGAVIFINSRGRPRVQKEAEEVSQVESDKFGIHR from the coding sequence ATGAAATCAAAAATCTGGGTCGCGTTAATCACACTTTATATCGTTTGGGGTTCGACGTATTTCGGAATCAAAGTCGCCATCGAGACCATTCCGCCCTTCTTTCATGCGGCGATACGATTCCTCATTTCGGGTGTGCTCATCCTGCTCTGGCAGAAAGCCGCTGGGCAGGAAATGCCCACCCGCAGGCAGTGGGGCTCCACATTCATCATCGGCAACCTGTTGTTGTTGGGCGGAAATGGGCTTGTCTCCTGGGCGGAACAATTCATCCCATCGGGCATTGCGGCCTTGACCATTGCCACGGTTCCTCTCTGGCTGGTTATCCTCGAGGCGATGCGCCCGGGGGGAATCAAACCTACGTGGCAGGCAATCACCGGCCTGGCGATCGGTTTTCTTGGCATATTTATCCTGGTTGGACCCGCCGAATTCTCAGGCGGCGGGATGAAGCTGGATCCCTTCGGCGTGATCGCCCTGCTTACCGCATGTATTTTGTGGGCGATCGGCTCGATTTACAGCAAGTCTGCGGATTTGCCGAAATCGTCTTTTATGACGACAGGCGCGGAAATGCTCATGGGCAGTATCGGCTTGATCGTCGTCTCGTTGTTGACGGGCGAATTGAACGGATGGAACCCGGCTGAGACGTCGACGCGGTCGTTGATCGGGCTGGTTTATCTCATCACCATCGGGTCGATCATTGGGTTCGGATCGTACATCTGGCTGCTGCAAAACGCGCCGATCTCACTCGTCGCCACGTATGCATATGTCAATCCGATCGTGGCCGTGATCCTTGGATATCTATTTGGAAACGAAGCGCTGGAGCCGCGCATCTGGCTGGCGACCGCGATCATTATCGGCGCAGTCATATTCATCAACAGCAGGGGCAGGCCTCGGGTCCAGAAAGAGGCGGAGGAGGTTTCTCAAGTGGAAAGTGACAAGTTTGGAATCCATCGGTAA
- a CDS encoding glutamine synthetase, with amino-acid sequence MDVKDLIKKVKEDNVKFLSLQFTDVLGAVKSVDMPIRHLEDVLNDGAWFDGSSVEGFARIQESDMRLKIDPDTYAVLPWSSAESRRARVFCDIFTPAGEPFEGDPRGALKRILKKIDERGWKFNIGPEPEFFLFKGPNGSNGVHPVPHDTGGYFDFSSFDEAVVVRTALMDALDAMGLDVEVGHHEVALGQHEIDFRFADALKTADNVLTLKYTVKAIAAQHGLTASFMPKPVFGINGSGMHCHQSLFDAKSGKNLFFDAKDEAHLSPLAYSFIAGQLEHARALAGVVAPTVNSYKRLVPGYEAPVYIGWAQQNRSALIRIPRYTEGRDKSVRAELRFPDPSCNPYLAFASMLAAALDGIDKGAKPSKPLNNINLYHLDREERAKLGVTELPGSLAESLTELSKDDVIKNSLGDYLTEAYLRAKWEEWDEFRLRVTDYEIERYLETA; translated from the coding sequence ATGGACGTAAAAGATCTAATCAAAAAAGTAAAGGAAGATAATGTCAAGTTCCTTTCGCTCCAGTTCACGGATGTGCTCGGCGCGGTCAAGAGCGTGGATATGCCGATCCGCCACCTCGAGGATGTGCTGAATGACGGCGCATGGTTCGACGGTTCGTCGGTGGAAGGCTTTGCGCGCATTCAGGAAAGCGATATGCGCCTCAAGATCGATCCCGATACTTACGCGGTCCTGCCGTGGTCTTCGGCAGAGTCCCGCCGTGCGCGCGTGTTCTGCGATATTTTCACCCCCGCCGGGGAACCCTTCGAAGGCGATCCACGCGGCGCATTAAAGCGCATCCTCAAAAAGATCGACGAGCGGGGCTGGAAGTTCAACATCGGTCCCGAACCGGAGTTCTTTCTCTTCAAAGGACCGAACGGCAGCAATGGCGTTCACCCTGTCCCCCACGATACCGGCGGTTATTTCGATTTCTCTTCGTTCGATGAAGCGGTTGTCGTACGCACGGCGTTGATGGATGCACTCGATGCGATGGGGCTCGATGTGGAAGTGGGACACCATGAAGTGGCGCTCGGCCAGCACGAGATCGACTTCCGCTTTGCGGATGCGCTGAAGACCGCCGATAACGTCCTGACCTTAAAATACACCGTCAAAGCCATCGCCGCCCAGCACGGACTCACCGCCTCATTCATGCCCAAGCCTGTCTTCGGCATCAATGGTTCCGGCATGCACTGTCACCAGAGTCTCTTCGATGCCAAGAGCGGAAAAAACCTGTTCTTCGACGCCAAGGACGAAGCCCACCTTTCCCCGCTGGCATACTCCTTCATCGCCGGTCAGCTCGAACATGCCCGCGCACTCGCCGGTGTGGTTGCGCCGACGGTGAACTCGTACAAACGCTTGGTCCCCGGTTATGAGGCTCCCGTTTACATCGGCTGGGCGCAGCAAAACCGCTCCGCGCTGATCCGCATTCCGCGCTATACGGAAGGGCGCGATAAATCCGTCCGCGCCGAACTGCGCTTCCCCGATCCGTCCTGCAATCCGTATCTGGCATTTGCTTCCATGCTTGCCGCCGCGCTTGACGGCATCGATAAGGGTGCGAAGCCGTCCAAGCCGTTGAACAACATCAACCTGTACCACCTTGACAGGGAAGAACGCGCCAAGCTGGGTGTGACCGAACTGCCCGGCTCTCTGGCTGAATCCCTGACTGAACTGTCGAAGGACGATGTGATCAAGAACTCCCTCGGCGATTACCTCACCGAAGCCTACCTGCGCGCGAAGTGGGAAGAGTGGGACGAGTTCCGTTTACGCGTTACGGATTACGAGATCGAACGATATCTCGAAACGGCGTAG
- a CDS encoding ABC transporter ATP-binding protein: MSDVALEVRDLVKTFTLDGAAINAVNQVSFQVKFGEFVALVGPSGSGKTTLLSILAALLTPTSGQVVIDGQNLALMSEKERVKLRRERIGFTFQANNLIPYLSARENVEFMLRLNGKIDHGSRIRSDELLARLGLAERLHNLPAQMSGGQQQRVAIARALIHNPALVLADEPTASLDTERAFQVVETFANLIHENGRAGIIVTHDLRMCQFVDRVLQMQDGNLVRVYESKKEIRELVSATVH, encoded by the coding sequence ATGTCTGATGTTGCATTGGAAGTCCGCGACCTGGTCAAGACGTTCACACTGGACGGCGCAGCCATAAACGCGGTGAATCAGGTATCGTTTCAGGTGAAATTCGGTGAGTTTGTGGCGTTGGTCGGGCCCAGCGGTTCCGGCAAGACAACCCTGCTTTCCATCCTTGCCGCGCTTTTGACTCCCACCAGCGGGCAGGTCGTAATCGATGGGCAAAATCTTGCTCTAATGAGCGAGAAAGAACGCGTAAAGCTGCGTCGCGAAAGGATCGGTTTTACGTTTCAAGCGAATAACCTGATCCCTTATCTATCTGCCCGGGAGAACGTGGAATTCATGCTGCGCCTGAACGGAAAAATCGACCATGGCAGCCGCATCCGATCAGATGAACTGCTCGCCCGCCTCGGCCTGGCTGAACGATTACACAATCTCCCCGCCCAAATGTCCGGCGGTCAACAGCAGAGAGTGGCAATCGCCCGGGCTTTGATCCACAACCCGGCGCTCGTCCTGGCGGATGAACCCACCGCCTCCCTCGATACTGAACGCGCATTTCAAGTGGTGGAGACTTTTGCCAATCTGATCCATGAAAATGGGCGGGCGGGAATTATCGTCACGCATGATTTGCGCATGTGCCAATTCGTCGACCGCGTCCTGCAAATGCAGGACGGCAATCTTGTGCGGGTGTACGAATCGAAAAAGGAAATCCGTGAACTTGTAAGCGCAACTGTTCACTGA
- a CDS encoding ABC transporter permease, giving the protein MNSLFIAAYLALKEVIRNRGRFLMVALVIALITVLVLFIAALGEGLSDANRQYVANLDAQLIVFLEKSDYSITASRLETNTIKAVRRVEGVADAGPIYTSNSEIVSLPEPLKISMLGVEAERPGMPPLLGGRYFRGGEAREAVMDMSVAQRTNLQIGDVIEIRSTQGTEDEFFTLTIVGLVDKQAYFFQPTIFVPPSTWELIRPQPEADLSSDTPYPNIVAVKLQDPSQIEEMKMRLQERVPNIEVADIETTINNIPGYSAQQGTVQTQGAFTLLIGILVIGGFFQIQVLQKVPQIGVLKAIGSSNFVVGLSAVIQIIFVTAMGVGIGATLNYLFSLGLPPTIPLAFNGTRSLIAIALLLFIGPLGGLVSIIYAVRIEPLKALRLG; this is encoded by the coding sequence ATGAATAGTTTATTTATTGCCGCCTATCTTGCCCTCAAGGAAGTGATTCGCAACCGTGGTAGGTTCCTGATGGTGGCTTTGGTCATTGCGCTGATCACCGTGTTGGTCCTCTTCATTGCCGCGCTGGGGGAGGGGTTGTCGGATGCAAACCGGCAGTATGTCGCCAATCTCGACGCGCAGTTGATCGTCTTTCTTGAAAAATCCGATTACAGCATCACCGCCAGCCGCCTCGAGACGAACACAATCAAAGCCGTGAGGCGTGTGGAGGGGGTGGCGGATGCCGGTCCCATTTACACGTCCAATTCCGAAATTGTCTCACTTCCTGAGCCATTGAAGATCTCCATGTTGGGCGTGGAAGCGGAGCGACCCGGCATGCCGCCTCTGCTGGGCGGACGTTATTTCCGCGGAGGCGAGGCGCGCGAAGCCGTCATGGATATGAGCGTGGCACAGCGTACCAACCTGCAGATCGGCGATGTGATCGAGATTCGCTCCACGCAGGGTACCGAAGACGAGTTCTTCACATTGACCATCGTGGGACTTGTGGATAAACAAGCGTACTTTTTTCAACCAACCATTTTTGTCCCCCCGTCCACGTGGGAACTGATCCGTCCGCAACCTGAAGCAGACCTGAGCAGTGACACGCCCTATCCGAATATCGTTGCCGTCAAGTTGCAGGATCCATCCCAGATCGAGGAAATGAAAATGCGCTTGCAGGAACGGGTTCCCAATATCGAAGTTGCCGATATTGAAACCACCATCAATAACATTCCCGGTTATTCGGCGCAGCAAGGGACGGTCCAAACCCAGGGCGCCTTTACACTGCTGATCGGTATTTTGGTCATTGGAGGATTTTTCCAGATCCAGGTACTTCAAAAAGTGCCGCAGATCGGCGTCTTGAAAGCCATTGGGTCCTCGAATTTTGTGGTCGGACTCTCCGCCGTGATCCAGATCATCTTTGTGACCGCCATGGGAGTTGGGATCGGTGCCACGTTGAACTATCTTTTTTCGCTAGGTTTGCCTCCCACCATTCCGCTGGCGTTCAATGGCACGCGTTCCCTGATTGCCATCGCATTGCTTCTGTTCATCGGTCCATTGGGAGGGCTGGTGTCCATCATCTATGCAGTTCGTATCGAGCCGCTCAAGGCTCTAAGGTTAGGTTAG
- a CDS encoding AhpC/TSA family protein: MSNTTQLKFNDPAPDLTLLDKNGKPIRLSSLWKKKVLVLAFTRHFGCPQCKEMIDQLIDAHQTLTERGLQLAIVSHASAESAKAFCDQRAPDAICLADVDRSAYHAYGLYRGTFWQTLLSPRIWLSNRRLAREKGFTPGIPYPGQDAYQMSGTFVIGMDGRIRLPYYYEDIADHPPVDLLLHGIMGVDWKNPFDTKSLV, from the coding sequence ATGTCGAATACTACTCAACTCAAATTCAACGACCCGGCTCCAGACCTCACCCTTCTGGATAAGAACGGGAAGCCAATCCGGCTCTCTTCACTTTGGAAGAAGAAGGTACTCGTCCTTGCCTTCACACGTCATTTTGGATGTCCGCAATGCAAGGAGATGATCGACCAATTGATAGACGCGCATCAGACCCTGACCGAGCGCGGACTCCAGCTTGCAATCGTTTCTCACGCCTCAGCCGAATCTGCCAAAGCCTTCTGCGACCAGCGCGCGCCGGATGCGATCTGTCTCGCCGACGTGGACCGTTCCGCCTATCACGCTTATGGCTTGTATCGCGGCACCTTCTGGCAGACTCTTCTCTCACCCCGCATCTGGCTTTCGAACCGCAGGCTTGCGCGTGAAAAAGGATTCACACCCGGGATTCCATATCCGGGTCAGGATGCCTATCAAATGTCCGGCACCTTCGTCATCGGCATGGATGGACGCATCCGCCTGCCTTATTACTACGAAGACATCGCCGATCATCCGCCTGTGGATTTGCTTCTGCACGGCATCATGGGCGTGGATTGGAAGAACCCCTTCGACACGAAGTCGTTGGTCTAG
- a CDS encoding ATP-dependent Clp protease proteolytic subunit, which translates to MESNSKTAKTGKPPKAKQPPILFDKTQAIIHDLTKKLGGTLVTYFNNPRGSVCHDDVLALFELLEKIGHQKTIYLFIKSSGGNGQSSLRIVNLLRQYCDDIVAVIPLECASAATMITLGANEIHMGPMAYLTSVDTSLTHSLSPIDRDNDRVSVSLDELNRVVRLWQAQKSDSNENPYQQLFQHVHPLVIGAVDRAESLSIMLCKELLAYHIKEESVAEQIASTLNSKYPSHGYPILFEEARRIGLKVNHLKPEINSKLLELNELYSEMGQRATTDFDDTHAHGNEILNIWESTDVLVYYQQDKDWFYRTEERRWISLNDNSSWRRVERKGNRVEKSIIHIA; encoded by the coding sequence ATGGAATCAAACAGTAAAACTGCGAAAACCGGAAAACCACCCAAGGCAAAACAACCGCCCATTCTATTCGATAAGACCCAGGCGATCATCCACGACCTGACGAAAAAACTCGGCGGCACCCTGGTCACCTATTTCAACAACCCGCGCGGAAGCGTCTGTCATGACGATGTACTGGCACTGTTCGAACTTTTGGAAAAGATCGGCCACCAGAAGACCATTTATCTCTTCATCAAATCCAGCGGCGGCAATGGACAATCCTCCCTGAGAATCGTGAACCTATTGCGGCAGTATTGCGACGACATCGTTGCGGTCATTCCGTTGGAATGCGCCTCCGCTGCGACCATGATCACGCTTGGGGCGAACGAAATCCATATGGGCCCCATGGCCTATCTTACCTCCGTGGACACTTCGCTCACACATTCGCTTTCACCCATCGACCGCGACAACGACCGCGTCAGCGTCAGTCTGGATGAACTGAACCGCGTTGTGAGACTCTGGCAGGCTCAAAAATCCGATTCGAACGAAAATCCATACCAGCAGCTCTTCCAGCATGTGCATCCGCTTGTCATCGGCGCGGTGGATCGCGCAGAATCCCTTTCCATCATGTTGTGCAAGGAATTGCTCGCCTATCACATAAAAGAGGAATCCGTTGCGGAACAGATCGCGTCCACCCTCAATTCGAAATATCCATCGCACGGGTACCCGATTCTATTCGAGGAGGCGCGGCGCATCGGCTTGAAGGTCAATCATCTCAAGCCGGAGATCAATTCGAAACTGCTCGAACTCAACGAACTCTATAGCGAAATGGGCCAGCGCGCCACCACGGATTTCGACGACACTCACGCCCACGGGAACGAAATCCTGAACATTTGGGAATCGACCGATGTGCTTGTTTATTACCAGCAGGATAAGGATTGGTTTTATCGGACTGAGGAACGGCGCTGGATATCACTCAATGACAATAGCAGTTGGAGGCGGGTGGAGAGGAAGGGGAACCGGGTGGAGAAATCCATCATCCACATTGCATGA
- a CDS encoding glycerophosphodiester phosphodiesterase produces MLDKFPRPILLAHRGDSSHAPENTLPAFASALEKGADGVELDAQLTADGHVVVIHDPDVKRTTDGEGRISSLSIETVRTLDAGSWFSPAFSGTKVPLLEDVFEAMGRDKLINIELKNYSTPFNGLALKVCELIKRHNNGSQIILSSFFAFNLKIAARELPGIQLGLLALPSWRGSWARSFSFMFGNYQALHLHHSDTTREQIQRAHRIKRRVHVWTVNSPEEIRRLSDWDVDGIITADPGAAVRALGRAK; encoded by the coding sequence ATGCTTGACAAATTCCCACGCCCCATCCTTCTCGCGCATCGCGGCGACTCGTCCCATGCGCCGGAGAATACCCTCCCCGCATTTGCTTCGGCTCTCGAAAAGGGCGCCGATGGCGTCGAACTCGATGCGCAGCTCACCGCTGACGGTCATGTGGTGGTGATTCATGACCCCGATGTCAAACGCACCACAGACGGCGAAGGACGAATCTCTTCTCTTTCAATTGAAACCGTCCGCACATTGGATGCGGGCTCATGGTTCAGCCCGGCCTTCAGCGGCACAAAAGTGCCGTTGCTTGAGGATGTGTTCGAAGCCATGGGCAGGGATAAATTGATCAACATCGAATTGAAGAACTATTCCACCCCCTTCAACGGGCTGGCTTTGAAGGTATGCGAGTTGATCAAGCGCCATAATAATGGCAGCCAGATCATCCTTTCATCGTTTTTCGCTTTCAATTTGAAAATAGCCGCACGGGAATTGCCCGGAATTCAGCTCGGTTTGCTTGCATTGCCAAGCTGGCGCGGATCATGGGCGCGTTCCTTCAGCTTTATGTTCGGAAACTATCAGGCATTGCACCTGCATCATTCGGATACGACGCGGGAACAAATCCAACGCGCACATCGCATAAAACGCCGCGTCCATGTCTGGACGGTGAATTCTCCAGAGGAGATTCGACGTCTGAGCGATTGGGATGTGGACGGCATAATCACGGCCGATCCGGGCGCGGCAGTGCGGGCGCTTGGACGGGCGAAGTGA
- a CDS encoding ATP-binding protein, giving the protein MVVKQPGTGQIPPAPSGGFTPPQINTLEDTGLSPLWLQDLILKVLYFRGYLTGSKVSDEITLPFAGVTDQLLTTLKQEKLIEIKSSQGGLGEGSYTYGITSAGIVRAREALERSQYAGPAPVPFEVYNESIRRQKSGRVAVTTRTMRQILSQLVISEATFQRLGPALNSGTSIFMYGPPGNGKTSIARAFGNLVLSQTMYIPYALYLDGQVIKVYDAVSHSLAPDTDPNSNPTGTLRGSSRRDPRWIKIRRPFIVVGGELTLEGLDLVFDDTTKFYEAPFQVKANGGILLIDDFGRQQVRPRDLLNRWIVPLENRVDFLRLHTGRKVEVPFDVLIVFSTNLPPKDLVDEAFLRRLRHKIEIGDPSFEEYREIFKRVSQDKHIEYNDQGLAYLLQEWYIKRNRKLRASHPRDLCDQILDIASYMAVPPSMNREMIDRAALAYFVDI; this is encoded by the coding sequence ATGGTCGTCAAACAACCGGGAACCGGACAAATCCCCCCTGCGCCTTCCGGCGGCTTTACCCCGCCTCAGATCAACACTCTGGAAGATACGGGACTTTCTCCCCTCTGGCTTCAGGATTTGATTCTAAAAGTATTGTACTTCCGCGGTTATCTCACCGGCAGCAAGGTATCGGATGAGATCACGCTCCCGTTCGCCGGGGTGACCGATCAACTTCTCACAACGCTCAAGCAGGAAAAACTCATCGAAATCAAATCGTCGCAGGGCGGCTTGGGCGAAGGCTCCTATACCTACGGCATCACAAGCGCGGGCATCGTCCGGGCGCGCGAGGCGTTGGAACGCAGTCAATATGCGGGACCCGCTCCCGTCCCCTTCGAGGTTTATAACGAATCCATCCGCCGACAAAAGAGCGGGCGCGTCGCCGTGACCACCCGCACCATGCGGCAAATCCTTTCGCAATTGGTCATCTCCGAAGCGACCTTTCAGCGGCTTGGACCCGCGCTCAACTCGGGCACTTCTATCTTCATGTACGGACCTCCCGGCAACGGCAAGACAAGCATCGCGCGCGCCTTCGGCAACCTCGTCCTCAGCCAAACGATGTATATCCCGTATGCGTTGTATTTGGATGGTCAGGTTATCAAAGTGTACGATGCGGTCAGTCACAGCCTTGCGCCGGATACCGATCCCAATTCGAACCCGACCGGGACCTTGCGTGGTTCCAGTCGCCGCGACCCGCGCTGGATAAAGATTCGCCGCCCCTTCATCGTCGTCGGTGGTGAGTTGACCCTCGAAGGGCTCGACCTCGTATTCGACGACACAACAAAATTCTACGAAGCACCCTTCCAGGTGAAAGCCAACGGCGGAATCCTTTTGATCGATGACTTCGGCCGCCAGCAAGTCCGACCGCGCGACCTGCTCAACCGCTGGATCGTGCCGCTCGAAAACCGCGTGGATTTTCTCCGCCTCCACACCGGGCGAAAAGTGGAAGTGCCCTTCGATGTGTTGATCGTCTTCTCGACCAACCTCCCGCCGAAAGACCTCGTGGATGAAGCCTTCCTCCGCCGCCTGCGTCACAAGATCGAGATCGGCGATCCTTCGTTCGAAGAATACCGCGAAATTTTCAAGCGCGTCTCGCAGGACAAGCACATCGAATACAACGACCAGGGTCTTGCGTACCTCCTGCAGGAGTGGTACATCAAACGCAACCGTAAACTGCGTGCCTCGCATCCGCGCGACCTCTGCGACCAGATTCTCGACATCGCCTCGTACATGGCAGTGCCTCCTTCGATGAACCGGGAGATGATCGACCGCGCCGCCCTCGCTTATTTCGTGGATATTTAA